One genomic window of Salmo salar chromosome ssa12, Ssal_v3.1, whole genome shotgun sequence includes the following:
- the LOC106564763 gene encoding UPF0575 protein C19orf67 homolog gives MEQGETKNNPESSPDTEDSALAPSCGDQMDSTGDANLESMSSCQDINMMDQKLRPIEQQFQDLLIKADEFQTNLLYRSDILHKENFACVVPTFLRTCQPYFTYLESTARSSLPQRTPLPMYIRSRLLDFSQQLCARLEQLVLTYASFDFLSLEEAEPASISHFYIGKCQIDRVGLSIYRYCRLAPYLAGVHTGLYKRMRWNVERPSESLQQETYGGKEGHPEEDRPVAGKERATEYYFLCYEEVPEEPAEGGNAEGKGETVAIGNVVKMWSIGQWVQTQPEPIKDDIYEWVLCWVPQAGYHRLLCLGAEEPSACTATDCLVGVLFSQQSPVAGPSRETT, from the exons ATGGAACAGGGGGAGACGAAAAATAATCCTGAATCATCACCAGACACAG AGGATAGTGCTTTAGCGCCCTCATGTGGCGACCAAATGGACAGCACAGGTGATGCGAATTTGGAGTCCATGTCGTCATGCCAGGATATCAACATGATGGATCAGAAGCTAAGACCCATTGAACAGCAATTCCAGGACCTGCTGATTAAGGCGGATGAGTTTCAAACAaaccttttatacag GAGTGACATTCTGCACAAGGAAAACTTTGCTTGCGTGGTGCCTACTTTCCTGCGGACCTGTCAGCCCTACTTCACTTACCTGGAGTCGACCGCTCGCAGCTCCCTGCCCCAGCGCACGCCTCTACCCATGTACATCCGTTCACGA TTGTTAGACTTCTCCCAGCAGCTGTGTGCGAGGCTGGAGCAGCTGGTCTTGACCTATGCCTCCTTTGACTTTCTCTCTCTGGAGGAGGCTGAGCCGGCCAG tATCTCCCATTTCTACATTGGCAAGTGTCAGATAGACCGTGTGGGATTGTCCATATACAGGTACTGTCGTCTAGCCCCGTACCTGGCTGGGGTCCACACTGGCCTGTACAAACGCATGCGCTGGAATGTGGAGAGACCCAGCGAGAGCCTACAGCAGGAAACGTATGGCGGGAAGGAGGGACATCCAGAGGAGGACAGGCCAGTAGCAGGAAAAGAGCGAGCCACCGagta CTACTTCCTGTGCTACGAGGAAGTCCCAGAGGAGCCTGCTGAGGGGGGCAATGCAGAGGGTAAAGGGGAGACGGTTGCTATAGGCAATGTGGTCAAGATGTGGTCAATCGGTCAGTGGGTCCAAACGCAGCCTGAACCCATAAAAGATGACATCTACGAATG GGTGCTGTGCTGGGTTCCACAGGCTGGGTACCACAGGCTGTTGTGTCTGGGAGCGGAGGAGCCCTCTGCCTGCACTGCTACTGACTGCCTTGTGGGGGTGTTGTTTTCTCAACAGAGCCCAGTGGCAGGCCCCAGTCGTGAAACAACATAG